The following are from one region of the Magallana gigas chromosome 4, xbMagGiga1.1, whole genome shotgun sequence genome:
- the LOC105331633 gene encoding uncharacterized protein translates to MSGMQPVHDLADYLLQLRTLTRTQQEQLVVLWDNLEPQDQRPAVFQSGTRSSPKGRFMASKTGKSPVKANVEKTKRSFVGTGTGPASYPDANRYMEALVKRLTEVYPSAIRRPDAPTITRWSLIQAAYNRIREVVMEDPRVSALTGIQLLPLNQATLILWDRRRQARQEEVVLSQGIEISDPPVTAPQPLPPPLSKPATLVTSSAPAHRYQLPPNTAGQSRVRIRSPPRMLPQLMPSPPRIIRHPILGPAPVQYRYLLTQVPPNQTPQPAILQYQERSSPPRQCPHWFLLPRPPTDEKSRRGREWGSTSASTTPAVDQASAASAKSRKLPPATGSTSGTGTARRPEGRATRTGPTGCASGDTPAGRGDSPRQTKRTRQLIRLDNKTLKKTKKTTYTPRKKKQHQNFEKKPQK, encoded by the exons ATGTCTGGAATGCAACCAGTGCACGACCTGGCTGACTACCTGCTTCAGCTCAGGACACTGACCCGGACCCAACAGGAACAGCTGGTCGTCTTGTGGGACAACCTGGAACCACAGGACCAGCGGCCAGCCGTGTTCCAGTCCGGGACCAGGTCTTCTCCCAAAGGCAGGTTTATGGCTTCCAAGACAGGAAAGTCACCTGTTAAAGCCAATGTGGAGAAGACCAAACG GTCCTTTGTGGGCACAGGTACCGGACCTGCCTCTTACCCAGATGCCAACCGGTACATGGAGGCACTAGTGAAGAGGCTGACGGAAGTCTATCCATCAGCCATCCGTCGCCCAGACGCCCCCACCATCACCAGGTGGAGCCTGATCCAGGCAGCTTACAACAGGATCAGGGAAGTGGTGATGGAGGATCCCAGAGTATCAGCTTTGACCGGCATACAACTGTTGCCACTTAACCAGGCCACCCTGATACTCTG GGACCGAAGGCGTCAGGCCAGACAGGAGGAAGTGGTCCTGTCCCAGGGAATTGAGATCTCGGATCCCCCAGTGACAGCCCCACAGCCCCTTCCCCCGCCTCTCAGCAAACCGGCCACCCTAGTGACCTCCAGTGCCCCAGCCCACAGGTACCAGCTGCCACCCAACACGGCAGGCCAGTCCCGCGTCCGGATTAGGTCCCCGCCCAGGATGCTACCCCAGCTGATGCCATCCCCGCCCAGGATCATACGCCATCCCATATTGGGCCCGGCCCCAGTCCAGTACCGCTACCTCTTGACCCAAGTGCCACCAAACCAGACCCCCCAGCCAGCCATTCTCCAGTACCAGGAACGGAGTTCACCCCCCAGACAGTGCCCCCACTGGTTTCTGCTTCCACGGCCTCCTACAGACGAAAAGTCGAGAAGAGGAAGAGAATGGGGGAGTACGTCCGCCAGTACAACCCCCGCCGTGGACCAAGCCAGTGCAGCCAGTGCAAAAAGCCGAAAGTTGCCCCCAGCCACCGGCAGTACTTCGGGAACTGGTACTGCGAGGAGACCAGAGGGGAGAGCTACGAGGACTGGGCCGACAGGATGCGCCTCAGGGGATACACCAGCAGGAAGAGGAGACAGCCCCCGCCAGACGAAGAGGACCCGACAGCTGATCCGCCTTGACaacaaaactttgaaaaaaacaaaaaaaacgaCATATACACctaggaaaaaaaaacaacaccaaaactttgaaaaaaaaccccaaaaataa
- the LOC117681979 gene encoding G-protein coupled receptor Mth2-like: protein MLSSQQFSGSVSVGLFIKRAVQRVNFEMLLIAFTTKMMISRNETVYLQFSFTKRISNLHFNPYKLYLAEYFSRCTLPEFVKYQVVANRQKYQTVWISKQLTCVQVSLDFDEYHLDKQSGKLTVFGIDKIYDQDLFVTLPDGSARICVEDLDIETNTVALFSNQESEFLLSKLTLILNVISILCLLISFLIYVFKKDLRTVPGKINMLLILSLGLTLTVFQLSKFGTPQKMACVGFGIALHYFWLMSFSSMMVSSFHMYRIFQFSNINTSDGFNKILRVYITFITISPCVVVVLNIIISWQVSGNGDIGYGNRRCFIDNPYSRLASFIIPIGVICICSLLFFVRTIISIKRVPNIPGNQSVRNEFGIFCRLFTITGIAWALQIIDGFLPFSTFSYISSIINSLQGTAIFIAFFLNKRVMNCKCTTRNDSHNKTQAKRESTEESYTDVTRL, encoded by the coding sequence atgttatctTCTCAGCAGTTTTCAGGTAGTGTATCTGTAGGTTTATTTATCAAACGCGCTGTGCAGAGAGTTAATTTTGAGATGCTGTTAATTGCATTTACAACCAAGATGATGATTTCTAGAAATGAAACCGTGTATCTTCAATTTTCTTTCACTAAACGCATAAGCAACTTACATTTTAATCCATATAAACTATATCTTGCCGAATATTTCTCGCGTTGTACTCTACCAGAATTTGTTAAATATCAAGTCGTAGCAAATAgacaaaaatatcaaactgtTTGGATCTCTAAACAATTGACTTGCGTTCAAGTTTCACTTGATTTTGATGAATATCATTTAGATAAACAGTCGGGAAAATTAACTGTATTTGGCATAGATAAGATCTATGATCAAGACTTGTTTGTAACTCTTCCTGATGGATCAGCAAGAATCTGTGTTGAAGACCTTGACATTGAAACCAACACAGTCGCACTTTTTTCAAATCAAGAGTCTGAATTCCTTCTTTCAAAACTAACGCTAATTCTAAATGTTATTTCCATTCTGTGtttattgatttcatttctaatttatgtttttaaaaaagatttgagAACAGTGCCGGGGAAAATTAATATGTTATTGATACTCTCGCTGGGTCTTACTCTGACAGTTTTTCAGTTAAGTAAATTTGGAACACCACAAAAAATGGCATGTGTTGGGTTTGGAATAGCCCTTCATTATTTTTGGCTGATGTCGTTTTCTTCAATGATGGTGAGTTCTTTTCATATGTAtcgaatttttcaattttcaaacataaatacaAGCGACGGCTTTAATAAGATCCTTAGAGTATACATAACTTTTATTACTATTTCTCCATGCGTTGTAGtcgttttaaatattataatatcttGGCAGGTCTCTGGCAATGGAGATATTGGGTATGGTAATAGGAGGTGTTTTATTGACAATCCTTATTCACGATTAGCCTCCTTCATCATACCCATTGGTGTGATCTGCATCTGCAGTTTACTTTTCTTTGTTAGAACCATTATTTCCATAAAACGCGTTCCCAATATTCCCGGAAATCAATCTGTTAGGAATGAATTTGGAATTTTTTGTCGTTTATTCACAATTACTGGGATAGCATGGGCTCTTCAGATTATCGATGGCTTTCTTCCTTTTTCAACGTTCTCGTATATCTCTTCAATAATCAACAGTTTGCAAGGAACTGCAATATTTATAGCTTTTTTCTTGAACAAAAGAGTCATGAATTGTAAATGCACGACCCGGAATGACTCGCACAATAAAACACAAGCTAAAAGAGAGTCAACAGAGGAATCGTATACAGATGTCACCAGGCtatga